In the Paenibacillus sp. FSL H7-0357 genome, one interval contains:
- a CDS encoding ABC transporter substrate-binding protein, whose product MKKKYLSSVLAASLCLGLAACSNNENKNVEGAAENVKLTMMLTVGEQGVRDVIQEIVANYQTEHPGTQIEVQFPGSNYESIMKMKMASNELPDIFDTHGWAKLRYGDYTMDLKNEPWAAKMSDTIKPTLTDKSGKVYALPLNEAKDGLFYNVKVLEKYGVTPPATLDELLASAEKIKTESKGEVIPMFFSGLDPWTIGQFFDMMANPLLITPPQNEAQALLDGTFDWNKWTYLPEKFKEIYDKGYTNNDLLTAKYADEARLFAEDKLAFAFHTPSSYADIQKINPDVKMGIAPLPAIVAGDEPTFAGGERLALGVWKDTNYPEQTKDFLNYMAQPDNVKKVSDATLSPAALKDVSGGGAFSEYYDQYKDTKVLPYFDRIYLPNGMWDVMITNAQELLAGNITAKKYSENMKSEVERLKAQQK is encoded by the coding sequence ATGAAAAAGAAATATCTAAGTTCTGTACTGGCTGCCAGTCTCTGTCTCGGACTTGCTGCCTGCAGCAATAACGAAAACAAGAATGTGGAAGGTGCTGCAGAGAACGTCAAGCTGACCATGATGCTGACCGTAGGTGAACAGGGTGTACGGGATGTCATCCAGGAAATTGTAGCGAATTATCAAACGGAACATCCGGGGACACAAATCGAGGTTCAGTTCCCAGGCTCCAACTATGAAAGTATTATGAAAATGAAAATGGCCTCCAACGAATTACCGGATATTTTCGATACCCATGGCTGGGCCAAGCTCCGTTACGGTGATTACACCATGGATCTGAAAAACGAACCTTGGGCAGCAAAAATGTCGGACACGATCAAACCGACGCTTACTGATAAAAGCGGTAAAGTCTACGCACTGCCGCTCAACGAAGCGAAAGACGGCCTTTTCTATAATGTTAAAGTACTTGAAAAATACGGTGTGACGCCGCCTGCTACCCTGGATGAGCTTCTGGCTTCCGCCGAAAAAATCAAAACAGAAAGCAAAGGTGAAGTCATTCCGATGTTCTTCTCCGGGCTTGATCCTTGGACCATCGGCCAGTTCTTTGATATGATGGCAAATCCGCTTCTGATTACTCCGCCGCAGAATGAAGCCCAGGCACTTCTTGATGGCACCTTCGACTGGAATAAATGGACCTATCTGCCTGAGAAATTCAAGGAAATATATGATAAGGGCTATACGAACAACGACTTGCTGACGGCAAAATATGCGGACGAAGCCCGTCTTTTCGCTGAAGACAAGCTGGCATTTGCGTTCCATACTCCTTCGTCCTATGCAGATATCCAAAAGATCAATCCTGATGTGAAAATGGGAATCGCTCCGCTGCCGGCTATTGTTGCAGGCGACGAGCCTACCTTTGCCGGAGGCGAGCGGCTTGCACTCGGGGTATGGAAGGACACCAATTATCCTGAACAAACGAAAGATTTCCTGAATTATATGGCGCAGCCGGATAATGTCAAGAAAGTATCCGATGCAACCCTTTCTCCAGCCGCCCTCAAGGATGTATCCGGCGGTGGCGCTTTCAGTGAGTACTATGATCAATATAAGGATACTAAAGTACTGCCTTATTTTGACCGGATATACCTTCCTAACGGCATGTGGGATGTAATGATTACGAACGCCCAGGAATTGTTGGCCGGAAATATTACCGCTAAGAAATACAGCGAGAATATGAAGTCAGAAGTAGAACGGCTAAAAGCTCAGCAGAAATAG